The following proteins come from a genomic window of Chryseobacterium glaciei:
- a CDS encoding DUF4403 family protein: protein MKFIKILFLLTCINIFGQTNVDNQLAVYNFPKIKSSITMPVTIPLSEINNMINASVKDLIYQDDSYTDNNNDQFKVKVWKTRAIRVVGGTNQNLLIEVPLKIWAEKGIGTLGVYTYQNTTFETVMSFNTSLSFKNNWTIVTNTQPNGFKWVTKPVLDYGKIKIPITSLVEKSLKEQQEKFCKTLDQQMATQLNFQQYAMMAWNVFTQPFNISEEYNTWLKVTPININITPLKFYGNQIDTNIGIDVYSETFTGSKPESSQPIKTASNFNSIPVLADKFSLQTTANIPFTEASNIARKTFLNKEFDLKGSKVKITDIRVYGLDNKIMIEAQTDGYIKGKAIISGIPVYDETKRKIVLSNTKFKLKTMNILQKTASVLFQGKIVKMIEEEYGIPTQEIEESSRKSIEEAFNKEYYKGLNMRGKVFSLKPTNILLNPTGITAVIDINATLKLIVNGM, encoded by the coding sequence TTGAAATTCATTAAAATATTATTTCTATTAACGTGTATCAATATTTTTGGGCAGACTAATGTTGATAATCAATTGGCGGTGTATAATTTTCCAAAAATAAAATCCAGTATTACGATGCCGGTGACTATTCCGCTTTCGGAAATCAATAATATGATCAACGCTTCTGTGAAAGATTTGATCTATCAGGATGATTCTTACACCGACAACAACAATGATCAATTCAAGGTAAAAGTCTGGAAAACCCGTGCCATCCGTGTAGTTGGAGGAACCAATCAAAATTTACTGATTGAAGTTCCATTGAAAATCTGGGCAGAAAAAGGCATCGGAACTTTGGGAGTTTACACGTATCAGAACACCACTTTTGAAACGGTGATGTCGTTCAACACGTCTTTAAGTTTTAAAAATAACTGGACTATTGTGACCAATACGCAACCTAATGGTTTTAAATGGGTTACAAAACCTGTTTTGGATTATGGAAAAATTAAAATCCCAATCACTTCTTTAGTTGAAAAAAGCTTAAAAGAACAGCAGGAAAAATTCTGTAAAACCCTTGACCAACAGATGGCTACGCAATTGAATTTTCAACAATATGCGATGATGGCATGGAATGTTTTTACACAACCTTTCAATATTTCTGAAGAATATAATACTTGGCTGAAAGTGACCCCAATCAATATTAATATTACTCCATTAAAATTTTACGGAAATCAGATCGATACCAATATTGGAATTGATGTGTATTCTGAAACTTTTACAGGAAGCAAACCAGAATCTTCCCAACCTATAAAAACGGCGAGTAATTTTAACTCAATTCCTGTTCTTGCAGATAAATTTTCACTTCAGACGACTGCAAATATTCCTTTTACAGAAGCATCCAATATTGCACGAAAAACTTTTTTGAATAAAGAGTTTGATTTAAAGGGTTCAAAAGTAAAAATCACAGATATCAGGGTATACGGACTGGATAATAAAATCATGATCGAAGCTCAAACGGACGGCTATATAAAAGGAAAAGCCATCATTTCCGGAATTCCGGTGTATGACGAAACGAAAAGAAAAATTGTTTTGTCTAATACCAAGTTTAAACTGAAAACCATGAATATTCTTCAAAAAACAGCTTCCGTTTTATTCCAAGGGAAAATTGTTAAAATGATTGAGGAAGAATATGGAATTCCGACTCAGGAGATCGAAGAAAGTTCAAGAAAAAGCATTGAAGAAGCCTTTAATAAAGAATATTATAAAGGATTGAATATGAGAGGAAAGGTATTCAGCCTAAAACCAACCAATATTCTTTTAAATCCAACAGGAATCACCGCCGTTATTGACATTAATGCTACTTTAAAATTAATCGTCAACGGAATGTAA
- the folB gene encoding dihydroneopterin aldolase — protein sequence MSKIYLEDVKIYAYHGVLPEENIIGTYYILNLELHTDLWKASESDDLSDTISYADINAIVHGEMKIKSKLLEHVAGRIISKIHEKFSQISYIKLKITKTAPPMKGEMKGASIELEKSFKPEN from the coding sequence ATGAGCAAAATCTATCTCGAAGATGTAAAAATATATGCCTATCACGGAGTTCTGCCGGAAGAAAATATCATCGGAACTTACTATATATTGAATTTGGAACTTCACACAGATTTATGGAAAGCTTCAGAATCGGATGATTTGAGCGACACTATCAGTTATGCTGATATCAACGCAATCGTTCATGGTGAAATGAAAATTAAATCAAAATTATTGGAGCATGTTGCAGGAAGAATTATTTCAAAAATTCATGAAAAATTTTCTCAGATTTCTTACATTAAATTAAAAATTACCAAAACAGCTCCCCCAATGAAAGGCGAGATGAAAGGCGCAAGTATTGAACTGGAAAAAAGTTTTAAACCTGAAAATTAA
- the thrC gene encoding threonine synthase: protein MIYYNLKDKKEQVNFKTATIKGQGNEKGLFFPENIPQFEKDFIENLNQFSDEEIAFICMKDFVGDEIPESLLKEIVAETINFEIPLKKINDRISVLELFHGPTLAFKDIGARFMSQCLSYFLKDEDKKVTVLVATSGDTGGAVAHGFYKTRGVNVVILYPKNRVSPVQEKQLTALGENISAIEVNGTFDDCQNMVKQAFSDEEINSNLFLTSANSINVARWLPQQIYYLLALKQWQKFNHENPVICVPSGNFGNICAGILAHFRGLPVEHFIAACNENDVVPNYLKIQKLEYKDTVATLSNAMDVGNPSNFTRILELFHNQFNDLKNTISGYSINDDETLKTISKVYKNYGYTLEPHSAVAFASLEKYLEENPDKKGFILGTAHPVKFPDAVEKATNIKIEVPESLAELMKKEKKTVEINADFEELKRILLDKN from the coding sequence ATGATCTACTATAATTTAAAAGATAAAAAAGAACAGGTTAATTTTAAAACTGCCACCATTAAAGGTCAGGGAAATGAAAAAGGCTTGTTTTTCCCTGAAAATATTCCTCAGTTTGAAAAAGATTTTATTGAAAATTTAAATCAGTTTTCAGATGAAGAAATTGCGTTCATATGCATGAAAGATTTCGTTGGTGATGAAATCCCTGAGTCATTATTAAAAGAAATAGTTGCAGAAACAATCAATTTTGAAATTCCGTTGAAAAAAATTAATGATAGAATTTCTGTGTTAGAACTTTTTCATGGTCCGACGTTGGCATTTAAAGATATTGGCGCTCGATTTATGAGTCAATGTCTCTCCTATTTTTTAAAGGATGAAGATAAGAAAGTTACCGTTTTGGTGGCAACTTCAGGAGATACAGGAGGTGCGGTTGCTCACGGTTTTTACAAAACTCGGGGAGTGAATGTAGTGATTTTATATCCAAAAAACAGAGTAAGTCCGGTTCAGGAAAAGCAATTGACGGCATTGGGTGAAAATATTTCGGCAATTGAGGTCAATGGAACTTTTGACGATTGTCAGAATATGGTGAAGCAGGCATTTTCGGATGAAGAAATCAACTCAAATTTATTTTTAACCTCCGCTAATTCCATCAATGTGGCGAGATGGCTTCCACAGCAGATTTATTATCTTTTAGCTTTAAAACAATGGCAAAAATTTAATCATGAAAATCCTGTAATCTGTGTTCCAAGTGGGAATTTCGGGAATATTTGCGCAGGAATTCTAGCTCATTTCAGAGGACTGCCCGTGGAACATTTTATTGCAGCTTGTAATGAAAATGATGTTGTCCCGAATTATTTAAAAATTCAAAAATTAGAATATAAAGATACAGTTGCAACTTTGTCAAATGCTATGGATGTTGGAAATCCAAGTAATTTTACACGAATTTTAGAACTTTTTCATAATCAATTTAATGATCTTAAAAACACAATTTCAGGTTATTCAATTAATGATGATGAAACGTTAAAAACGATTTCAAAAGTTTACAAAAATTACGGATATACTTTGGAACCACACAGTGCGGTTGCTTTTGCTTCGTTAGAAAAATATTTAGAAGAAAATCCTGATAAAAAAGGCTTTATTCTAGGTACGGCTCATCCCGTAAAGTTTCCTGATGCGGTAGAAAAAGCAACTAACATTAAAATTGAAGTCCCTGAATCATTGGCTGAATTAATGAAGAAAGAGAAAAAAACTGTAGAAATTAACGCAGATTTTGAAGAATTAAAACGAATTTTGCTTGATAAAAATTAA
- a CDS encoding homoserine kinase, whose amino-acid sequence MKKIKIRVPATVANLVCGFDILGMAINQPYDEMEFKLLETPDIIIKHTDNFGLPEKAEENVAGVVLLKIQEHLKLKNGFEVTIHKNIKPGSGLGSSAASAAGAAFGANTLLGNIFSQNQMIHFAMFGEELASGVRHADNIAPCLLGGITLVKSTDPIDIIPLNCPNLFVAAVHPQVEVKTSDARQILKKNILLKDAVQQWGNIAGLVAGIEKNDHALIGRSLNDVIIEPVRSILIPKFDEVKAKSLQLGALGGGISGSGPSIFMLTEKEETAEKIAEMMKSIYDEINIESFVYVSKINPAGIEIINED is encoded by the coding sequence ATGAAAAAGATAAAAATAAGAGTTCCTGCAACAGTTGCCAATTTGGTTTGTGGTTTTGATATTTTAGGAATGGCAATCAACCAACCTTATGATGAAATGGAGTTTAAATTACTGGAAACTCCCGACATCATTATAAAACACACAGATAATTTTGGACTTCCTGAAAAAGCGGAAGAAAATGTTGCTGGAGTTGTTCTGTTAAAAATTCAGGAACATTTGAAGCTTAAAAATGGTTTTGAGGTGACTATTCATAAAAATATAAAACCGGGAAGCGGGCTTGGCTCCAGCGCGGCTAGTGCCGCCGGAGCCGCCTTTGGAGCTAATACTTTATTAGGAAATATTTTTTCTCAAAATCAAATGATCCATTTTGCCATGTTTGGAGAAGAATTAGCTTCCGGTGTAAGGCATGCAGACAATATTGCACCTTGCCTTTTGGGCGGAATAACATTAGTAAAATCAACTGATCCAATTGATATTATTCCGCTAAACTGTCCAAACTTATTTGTTGCAGCGGTACATCCACAAGTTGAAGTGAAAACATCAGATGCAAGACAAATTTTAAAGAAAAATATTTTACTTAAAGACGCTGTACAACAATGGGGAAATATCGCAGGATTGGTAGCCGGAATTGAAAAAAATGATCATGCTTTGATCGGAAGAAGTCTCAACGATGTTATTATTGAGCCTGTTCGAAGTATTTTGATTCCGAAATTTGATGAAGTTAAAGCAAAAAGTTTACAGCTTGGAGCTTTAGGTGGGGGAATTTCAGGTTCTGGTCCCTCAATTTTTATGTTGACAGAAAAGGAAGAAACTGCAGAGAAAATTGCTGAAATGATGAAATCGATTTATGATGAAATTAATATAGAAAGTTTCGTGTATGTTTCAAAAATCAATCCTGCGGGAATTGAAATCATTAATGAAGATTAG